The Lemur catta isolate mLemCat1 chromosome 6, mLemCat1.pri, whole genome shotgun sequence sequence cgccaccatgcccggctaatttttttttttctatgtatattttagttagccagataatttctttctatttttagtagagacggggtctcgctcttggctcaggctggtctcgaactcctgacctcgagcgatccacccacctcggcctcccagagtgctaggattacaggggtgagccaccgcgcccggcccttaatagactttaaagactttaaaaagacaaaaagaggatCAGTTTCAGTATGTCACTTACTGTCGTCCTGATTTTGTGTCTTGCCTGGTGACAGTGAGTTGACTCGCCAGCCCTCGAGAGAGAGCCCCCTCTCACCTTACCTCTGCTTCCCTTTCAGGTGCTGCTAGCTGATGAGGGGGTAGCTGCTCTCCCCACTGCAGGCCCAGTGAAAGAGGAGAAGCTTCTGCTTGGAGAAGGGCTGTCTCCTTTGCTTCCAGTTCAGTCCATCAAGGAGGAAGAAATCCAGCCCGGGGAGGAAACACTGCACTTAGTGAGACCCATCAAAGTGGAGAGCCCTCCCTTGGAAGAGtggccctccctgtccccatctTTCAAAGAGGAATCATCTCACTCCTGGGAAGACTCATCCCACTCTCCCACCCCAAAGTCCAAGAAGTCCTACAGCAGAATCAAGTCCCCAGCCCAGTGTGTCTCGGAAATGCTCGTGATCAAacgcagggagaggagggaaatgagCCGGTCTCGAAGGAAACAGCATCTGAGGCCTCCCTGCCTCGATGAGCCTGAGCTGCTCTTCTCAGAGGGCCCCAACACTTCCCAGCGGGCCACAGAGTTTCCTTTCCTAGCAGATTCCTCTGAGCCTGCCGCCCAGCTTGGCTACTCCCAGGCTGAGGAAGGACCTTTTAAGACACCCATTAAGGAGATGTTGCCCATCTCCTCTACCCCGAGCAAATCTGTCCTCCCCAGAACCCCTGAATCCTGGAAGCTCACACCCCCAGCCAAAGTGGGAGGGCTGGATTTCAGCCCAGTACGAACCCCCCACAGTGCCTTTGGCCCCCTGCCTGACTCCCTGGGGCTGATGGATCTCAGCACCACCCCGCTGAAAAGTGTTCCCCTCTTTGACTCACCCCGAGAGCTCCTCAATTCAGAACCCTTTGACCTCCCCTCTGACCCCTTTGGCAGCTCTTGCCCCACAGATATCGAGGTCCCCAAGGCAGGCCCCCAAGAGCCACAGGCTCCCAGCCTTTCAGCCAATCGTTCTCTGACAGAAGGCCTGGTTCTGGACACAATGAATGACAGCCTCAGCAAGATCCTGCTGGACATCAGCTTCCCTGGCCTGGAGGAGGACCCACTGGGCCCTGATGGCATCAACTGGTCCCAGTTCATCCCTGAGCTTCGGTAGAGACCTGGCCTTGCCCTTGTGCTCAAGCTGTCCACCATCCCCAGAGCTCATGTGGCTTGGCAGTCCAAGGCTCCGTGCACCCCAAGCCTCCGAGTGAGGACACCAGGCGGGGGCCGTCCCTCTCCTCCTCGCTCTACCCTGCCTGATTATGCCAAGGCAGCAGTCATGCCCTGGCTGCTGCTGGGACCTTATTATGCTCCCAAGAGAATCTGATTCCTCTACTCTCCCTGCCAGGAGCTAAAGGGTAGGAATGGCAATGGCAACGATGACAAGAGATTAGGAACTCCCCAAACTGTTTCCGTTCTGTGCCCAGCAGTCTCTCACCTTCCCTGATCCTTGCAGTGCGGCTCTTGTAAATAGTGTAAATTCTCCAAATTCTCCTCTAATTATAAATGTAAGCTTATTTCCTTAGATCATTATCTAGAGACTGCCAGAAAGTGGGTAGGATGACCAGGGGTTTCCGTTTGCTTTTGTTCCTTGCTTTTGGTTCCTAGAGAAGGGAGGACCTGCAGTGCACATTGTCTTCCAGGCCAAGGTGCCTGGATGGAGGGTTCTTTACTGTAGGCAATCAGGCAAGCAGATCGGCTTGCCAGCGTCCTTTTTATTGctcctccctctcacctccccaTGTTTCCAAGCCAGCTTTCCTGCACGAAGAAATCCTGGTTAAAAAGGTCTTTTGTATTGGGTCAAGAGTTGAATATAGGGTGGGGAGATAGATGCATCTGAAGCAAAGAGTGTGAGTACCCAGATATGCCCCCATTAGATATTTCCCTGATAATGTCCCTAATCATGCCAGGGAGACTAGCATTGATGAGAACTCAGACAGAGGCTTGAGAAGGCTGGAAGGCCCCCTGACCTGCCTGGCTTCCTTAGCTTGCACCTCAGCTTTGCCAAGAGCCACCCTAGGCCCAGCTGCCCGCGTGAACGTGAGCCAGCCCAAGAACACTACTGCAACTTCCTGCTCAATAAAATCCAGGGTGGAAGTGCTGGTCTCTGGTCTGTTGGTGTCTGGTCCCTAAGGCACGAGGAGGAGTTGGAAAAGAAAGGGGGTGATGACGGAGACCGTGGAGACCGGGAAGAGGCAAGGCCTGAAGCGACCTGAAGAAGCACTTGAGGGAGCACACAGGCTGTCACGTGAACCCCTCCCTCCCACGGTCTGCACAGGCACACATGCTTTCCCACACAGAAATAGCCTTCCCGTGACCTTGTTCCCTGGAACCTCTGTACTTGCCTGTTAACTTAGTCTTTGGAGGCTCCTCAGTGAGAGAAAAGCCAGGAGGCACAGGCCCCCTGGAACATCAGGAAAGGATGGGCCCAATCCTGGtgcctccttcccacctccacccctaccCCGCCCCGAGGCCTGGGAGCCTCATCTGGAGCCTTCCTAGGCAATCCCTCCCCAGACACTGCTCCTGTTACCGTCTTTCCCAGTCAGAATTTACAAGACAGGATCCCCTGCCTGTCTTGCCTGCAATGCCACCAGGGGCCCCAGGGACCAAAGAGTCTCCAATGACAGGTAAGGGTGGTAAAGGCCTCCCTGCGTTACCTCTCAGGCAGCATCACCATAGCAACCCCAGCAGCAAACAATGGTGCCAGAAAGGGCCTCCCCCCCTGGGGAGGAGAGCCTCCCTCCTggctctgaggcccagaggaagAATGGCCAGTAACCTGCAAAGATCACTCAGAGGGCCGAGTACTCCACCTCCTGTCAAAGAGCCTTTCCTGCAGGTAGGGGGTGGGCTCATCGCAGCCTACCTTTTTGCACCCTGCTGGGCTACGGGCTGCCCTTTGGTGGCCCATGCTTTCTGCGGGGCAGCAGGCCTCCTGGCACATAAACCCCCCACTGTCTTCCCTCTGTTCTGTAATAATGTGAACATGGAGCTAGAACAGAGGAGATGCCTGGTTAGACCACTGCAGAAATGACATAGGGGACCAGGCTCAAGAAACAGGTGGAGTTTGGGAATAAGAAAAGTCCCaggggtggagaggaaggagaagaaattttaaaagacgcATTTTTGTCACGGCCAGGCCACAAgccgggcactgtgctgagtgAGGCCGTTTCACACAGCACAGCGTGCCAAGCAGGAGCACAGACAGTTTAAGTCCCAGCTGTCACTCACTTGGCACCCAGCGTCGGTTACTTACCTTCCCTGTGTCTTGCTTTTTGCACCTTTGAGATGGGGACAATAGCCATACTTGCTCCTAGAGTTGTGCTGGATAAGTGAGATGCGCTAAGTACTTAGCGCAGTGTCGACACCTACTTGCTGCTGCGTGTTTCCTGAGGAGCAGGGTGCAAACACGGAAGGAACTGCCATTCTAGATGCTTTCTATACTTGCATTTTCATGAGAAGCGAGGGGAAAACACTGATGACAGAGTAACAGGAGGACACCGGGATGGTAAAACACTCAGCCCCCGTTTTCTGGAGGACTTTCCTGGCATGTCACCAGGGCCAGGAGCACGTGAAGGTGGGTGTCTACGCTGGGCTGTCTATGGGGCATTTCCCTTCATGACTTCCTCAGGCCTGGTGCACCCTCTGAGGGGCACGGGGCCAGGCAGGAATGTGGGGGCACCAGAATGGAGACGGGGGGCGAAGGTAAAGAGTGAAAGCTGAGCACAGAGGGTGGGAAATCAAAGCCAAGATAAAAGATGAGAGATCTGTGAGAGTGATACAGAGCAGGGCTGGACGGGGCAGAAAGATGACTCTCCGCCGGCCGTCAGCGTCCAGGTGAGGATCGGGGCTGGAGGAGGCCGATGGCTTGTCTTCTCCAGCTGTGCCAGGGAAGGAGAGCGAGCGCCTCACCACGCCCTGCACCCTGCTGGCACAGCCATCCCCAGACTCCCTCTTGTCTCCCCAGATGGTCCAGGCCCACGAGTCCCTGCCGATCTCCCAAACGTGGGCTCAGCGTGAGTTCTTCTGTCCCGGTGAGTCCTGGGAGTTTCCTGGCTTCCGCCCGCAAGCCTACCACCAGCTGGCCCTGAAGCCGCCGCCCTGCACAGAAATGAAGTCCAAGGTGCGGCATCGGCTAATCCACCCTTGGAAGGACGCAGCCCAGCATACCTGGGGCTTTCACACGTGGCTCGACGTGGGGCGTTTGCCCGCTGCCTTCCCCCTGAGGCCCAACCAGCCCTACGACAGCAATGTCTGGCGCTGGCTGATCAATTCCAATGCCCACCGCCAGCCCCCAGCCGAgccccccatcccccctccctcccggATGGGGCGAAGCAACTTCCTGGCCTTCATCCATTGTACTCCCATCTTTGTGGACATGAATAGGAAGAAGCAGGTGATTTTCAGGGTGATGAAGGAGCTGAAGGAGGTGGAGAAGCTCAAGCTGAGGAGCGAAGCAAGGGCACCTCCACTCGATGCCCACGGCAACATCCTGCCCCCAGAGAACTTCAAGAAGTAAGATGCCTTCCTTCCCCAGGGGCTTGCCCAGCCTGCCGTGTGCAGGcaaccccttcctccctctggtTCCTGTTTCTGGTGTCTCTGACCTTCCCACTTCTGGTCATCTGAAAACCAAGCTCTCTTTTCTGAGTGTAGCTGGAAgagtgggtggggtggaggcaAAGGAAGGACAGCGAGTCGAGGCACTGAATTATTTAGCTAAAATCTGGGGGCCACAACTATGCACTTAATAcctgctaggcactggggatacagagaAGTGTGATTCAGTCCCTGCCCACCAGGAGCTTATGAAAAGATAGCTAccagccaggcatagtggctcacgcctataatcccagcactttgggaggctgaggcaagaggattgcttgaggccaggagttcaagacaggagttcaagaccagcttgagcaacatagcaaaaccacatctctatgaaatattttttaaaatcagccaggcacaggCATACACCCGTAACcctagatacttgggaggctgagtcggaAGAaccacttgagcctaggaattcaaagttgcagtgagcaatgatcatgccACGGCACtacaacctgggcaacagaatgagaccctgtccccgaaaaaaaaaaagaaaaaaagaaagaaaagaaaagatagctATCAAAGCAAGTCTACATGTGCAAAGTGTCCATAatgtgagacagagagagtgttttgggattatttatttatttatttatattaagaaacagggtcttgctatgttgcccaggctggagtgcagtggctattcacaggcgaGATCCCATTACTGATCAGCATGGGAGTTCTGACCTACTCTGTTTCCAACCTGGGCTGGTCCAACCCTCTTTAGACAACCTGGTGGTCTGCTGCTCTTGGGAGGTCACCATACTGATGCCAAACAGTGCGGACACCTGACTggcatagtgcactacagcccagaactcttaggcaatcctcctgcctcagcctcccgagtagctgggactacaggcatgcgccaccatggctggTGACAGTGAGTGTTATGAGGAAATCAATTATTAATGGAAAGAACTGAAATGAAAGCTGGACCCAGAAGGCTTGGATTAAAGTCCAGACTGCACCACTTTGGCAAGTTGCTTAGTCTCTCTACTCTTGATTCCATCACTGATGAAGTGGGAATCATCGATGCCTACTTCACCAGGTGAGGATAAAGTAGGTTATGTAAAGGAACTGAACAAAAATTCCATGTTATTacagaaattcagaaaagagAGGGACTGCAGTGAGCTGGAGTGTTCCCACCCAGGAAGGCTTCAGGAGGAAATCAGGGTTCAGGGCTGCAAGGGCAGACCGCCTGCTGTCAGTTCAAAAGGAGGGGCTGGAGCCCTGCAGGCAGGGTTGAGTGGTCTGAGCAGACAGGAACTGAAAGGAGCTGTTGGAGAACCCTGCagctcctccccacctgccttcgTGAGAACGCACAGATATTTCCCTGCTCTCCCGGTGGAGGCACTGGGCTGGAGTAACAGGAAAGGGGGGAGGCAGGGAAATGAAGAGGGAATGTCTCAAATGCCAATCCCAAGGGCATTAACCGAAACACTGAGGACTGGAGGGGAAGGCTGTGgagatttttaatctttaaaaaaaaggatgcCAAAGGCTGGTAACTTTGAGAGAGTAGTCAGGGCTGAGGCTTCTCTCTGCTGTCCTTGCAATGAGGATTGTTGATGATTAACAGGTGCTAACACTAGGCAGGCAAAGGGGAGTAAGGCTCGTAGGAGTCCTCAGGACCGCAGTGCTGTTCCAGTCACGTTAGCTGCTGTTCCAGTCACCTTAGCTGTTTCATATAATCCCCCAGGACCATCTGGATAGGAACTATCCTTAACCCCATCTTACAGGGGGCGCACCTGAGATGGAGAGCTCAAGTATCTTGTCCGAGTTCACACAGCTGACaatgggcagagctgggatttgaacccagggagtGAAGCTCCAGAGCTGCTTCTTAAGCACCGTGCTCCACTTCCCCTCGTGTCTAATTGAGGAACCAAACATGTTCAACGAACTTCAAACAACTTCTAACAAAATGTGATGTCCTATGAAGGCAGTACAAGAAAAAtatgatggccgggcgcggtggctcacgcctgtaatcctagccctctgggaggccgaggcgggtggatcgcttgaggtcaggagttcgagaccagcctgagcgagaccccgtctctactaaaaatagaaataaattatctggacaactaaaaatatatatagaaaaaattagctgggcatggtggcgcatgcctgtagtcccagctactagggaggctgaggcaggaggatcgcttaagcccaggagtttgaggttgctgtgagctaggctgacgccacggcactcactctagcccaggcaacaaagcgacactctgtctcaaaaaaaaaaaagaaagaaagaaaaatatgattatctACAAAAAGAGCTTagcatacagtaagcactcaataaatgtgtgtgatGGCAGAGGAAGCAGGGCTTCAGGAGTGCAACTGATCTAGGTTGGAATCCACTTGCACTGAGTTCACTGGTCTTCCCATTAGCAGAGAAGGGGGGACTTGAAGGATACTTAGAATCTAGATTGTGATATCATACACAATATGTCAAAGAGGTGGAAAGGTCACTAGCTACTTAATCCACCAGCCTAATGTCAAAACACACACCAGGGTGCAGGCCACTGGCGTAGATCAGTGTCCTTCCCTCCCTAGGGGTAGAAGGCAGCGCCAGCCTTCCCTCTCTCACCCGCCCCACTGCGCCTGGATCTCGCCTTTGACGTTTCTGTTCTCTCTGCACCCCTGCCCTCAACAGGTACCGACACATATCTGCTGGTGGGAGGTTTGAACCCCAGGGCCTCCAGCTCATGCCCAACCCACGTCCCAATAATTTCGCTAGGAGCTGGCCCTGCCCAAACCCTCTGCCTCACTACCAGGAGAAGGTGCTGAGGCTGGCCTCACTGCCCAGTGCGCCCCTGAGCCAGGACCTCATAAGGGATTACCAAACCCTGATAGAAGACCGGGTTGCCTTGCCCCTCCACCATCTTTCCAAGGCACAAACTGGCAAGACTTtggcaaagaagagaaagagaagacctGGACACACCTAGAAGAGCCTCTGAATGGGTGGCAGCCACGGTGGGCACCCAGACCCCCAAGCGCCAGCGTTCTCAGTTAGTGCTCCCTCAGCAGGAAGCCCGTGGGGGGCAGAAGGACCCTGCCTCTTGAGAACAGTCAGTCCATCATCACCCCAACCTCAAGCCAGCTCTGTACCCCAGGCTCCTGGAGATGCTACTGAAACTCtaaattgttatgtcttccttgGAGGCCGCTCACAGCAGGTGGAaggactggggcagggagggtgggcagagtAGAGAGAACAGAGAGGGTTCCAGTTCCAAAGGAGGGGAGGAAGCGTGGGGAGAAAgaaggtgagtgtgtgtgtgagtgtgcgtgtgtggtggGGAAGAGGCACTGTGAGAAACGTGGGTAAGAAGCTACCTCCATTCTGGTAACCCATCTGGAATGAGTCTGGGTACAGAAAGCCTCTTTGGCAAAAATAACCTCCATCCCACACGCTCCCTGGACCATTTGACCTCTGGACGAAGGCCAGGTATAGCTCTGCTTGGTTGCTCGTCCCCACGCCGGGTTTGGGGGAGGACAGGTCGGGTCAGGCTGTGCTGGAGTGTGGGAGAGTCAGGCCAAGGAAGGCTAGCCTGGCCTCGGCAGAGGAGCAGGAGTGGAACAACTCGGGGATTCAAGGTAAAAGGGTGGCCAGGCCCAGGCATTCCCCTAGGGCCTTGGGCTCGTGCTGCAGGTGATTCCAGACACCTCAGCTTTTGCTATGGGGAAGTCCAAAACATGGCCTAAAGTGCAGGCAGGCAAATGCCATCGTCAGACGGTGCTGACCCTGGCTggggt is a genomic window containing:
- the TEX52 gene encoding testis-expressed protein 52, whose translation is MASNLQRSLRGPSTPPPVKEPFLQMVQAHESLPISQTWAQREFFCPGESWEFPGFRPQAYHQLALKPPPCTEMKSKVRHRLIHPWKDAAQHTWGFHTWLDVGRLPAAFPLRPNQPYDSNVWRWLINSNAHRQPPAEPPIPPPSRMGRSNFLAFIHCTPIFVDMNRKKQVIFRVMKELKEVEKLKLRSEARAPPLDAHGNILPPENFKKYRHISAGGRFEPQGLQLMPNPRPNNFARSWPCPNPLPHYQEKVLRLASLPSAPLSQDLIRDYQTLIEDRVALPLHHLSKAQTGKTLAKKRKRRPGHT